One Lacunisphaera limnophila DNA window includes the following coding sequences:
- the meaB gene encoding methylmalonyl Co-A mutase-associated GTPase MeaB, whose translation MTPPGTSQPDWVPPEGGDGFATKIVAGVPGAAADARPAGPGGGAPDLTALVPQLLAGERAALARAITLVESRAPRHRPAAETLLEAVAGRAGRSLRVGITGVPGAGKSTFIEALGMQLCEAGRRVAVLSVDPSSPVTGGSILGDKTRMERLARHPAAYIRPSPSGCELGGVARRTRETISLCEAAGFDTVLVETVGVGQSEVVVRGMVDCFVVLMIAGAGDELQGMKKGILELADVLVVNKADGENKLRAEAARMEFAQALHYLTGEQGAWQTPVLTCSAQTGEGVGAVWAAVEGYATAATGRGEFAARRRAQELAWLETLVEEGLRARLLASPAVQAVQAEVIAQVSAGTLSPAAGARRLWEKIAAVHLHKQGE comes from the coding sequence ATGACCCCGCCTGGAACCAGCCAGCCGGACTGGGTGCCGCCGGAGGGGGGCGATGGCTTTGCCACGAAGATTGTGGCCGGGGTGCCGGGGGCCGCGGCTGACGCGCGCCCGGCCGGACCGGGCGGGGGCGCGCCGGATCTCACGGCCTTGGTGCCGCAATTGCTGGCCGGGGAACGGGCCGCGCTGGCCCGGGCCATCACATTGGTGGAGAGCCGGGCGCCGCGGCACCGGCCGGCGGCGGAAACTTTATTGGAGGCGGTCGCGGGTCGGGCGGGTCGGTCGCTGCGCGTCGGCATCACCGGCGTGCCGGGGGCCGGGAAGAGCACCTTCATCGAGGCCCTGGGCATGCAATTGTGCGAGGCCGGCCGACGGGTGGCGGTGCTCAGCGTGGATCCCAGCAGCCCGGTCACCGGCGGCAGCATCCTCGGGGACAAGACGAGGATGGAGCGACTGGCCCGGCATCCGGCCGCCTATATCCGGCCCTCGCCGAGCGGTTGCGAGCTGGGTGGCGTGGCGCGACGCACACGGGAAACGATCTCCCTTTGCGAGGCGGCGGGCTTTGACACCGTGCTGGTCGAGACCGTCGGGGTGGGGCAGAGTGAGGTGGTCGTGCGGGGGATGGTGGATTGCTTTGTGGTGCTGATGATCGCCGGGGCCGGCGATGAGCTGCAGGGGATGAAGAAAGGCATCCTGGAGCTGGCCGACGTGCTGGTGGTGAACAAGGCGGACGGGGAGAACAAGCTGCGCGCCGAGGCGGCGCGGATGGAATTCGCGCAGGCGCTGCATTATCTCACCGGGGAGCAGGGCGCGTGGCAAACGCCCGTGCTGACCTGTTCCGCCCAAACCGGCGAGGGAGTGGGGGCCGTGTGGGCCGCGGTGGAAGGATATGCTACGGCGGCGACGGGGCGCGGCGAGTTTGCCGCCCGGCGGCGCGCCCAGGAACTGGCGTGGCTGGAGACCCTCGTGGAGGAGGGGCTGCGCGCGCGGTTGCTGGCGAGTCCGGCGGTGCAAGCCGTGCAGGCGGAGGTCATCGCGCAAGTGTCAGCGGGTACGCTTTCCCCGGCGGCCGGCGCGCGTCGTTTATGGGAGAAAATCGCCGCGGTGCACCTGCATAAGCAGGGCGAATGA
- a CDS encoding methylmalonyl-CoA mutase family protein, whose protein sequence is MKNTTTTPLFAEFPPPAPTDWRRLAEESLEGAPFDKKLVTRTPEGIDLQPIYTRADAGYAAGEWPGLPPFGRGADALGARAQSWRVCQELPYGVPEEFNAALLMDLNRGQNAVNLIFDIATRLGLDPQEARPGEVGGCGLSLATLDDLVRALRGVDLAAVPVYAPAGVSALPITAMFVAALAEQGKPASVLHGGILSDPYSEWLGGGVLPCQLASAFDDMAAVTDWAARSGSALRTVGVAANHWADAGGSAVHELAFGLATGVDYLRALGDRHITAGRAAPRFLFTFSSGSHFFMEVAKFRAARLLWARAVTAAGAPAESARMVCHARTSLWNKTALDPHVNLLRTTTEAFAAVIGGCASLHVAPFDECHKVPDDFSRRLARNIQLILAEECQLGRVVDPAGGSWYVESLTRQLAAKAWAQFQEVEKRGGMAAAIRAGYPQETVDRLAAERLTAVESRRDGIIGTNLHPNLKERAPESNLPDYDELAARRIRQVAAYRQATPCERDVEVMSRLDQLLTATPATKMKLLTDAFAHGATLGEVGKVLGIGRTAETMVPRLRSRRRSEPFEALRRRADAFATNTGARPSVFLANFGPRKQHAARADFTAGFFAAGGFEAKSNPGFDTPQAAAAAAQAAGARLVVICSTDETYPALVPVLAGLLKAGPNPPQVVLAGLPATPELQQQYRQAGVDEFIHIRANCAQLLSRFQEKLGF, encoded by the coding sequence ATGAAAAACACCACCACGACCCCCTTGTTTGCCGAATTTCCGCCGCCTGCGCCCACCGATTGGCGCCGGCTCGCCGAAGAATCGCTCGAGGGCGCGCCCTTTGACAAGAAACTCGTCACGCGCACGCCCGAGGGCATCGATCTGCAACCCATCTACACCCGAGCCGATGCAGGTTATGCCGCCGGGGAGTGGCCGGGTCTGCCGCCGTTCGGCCGCGGGGCCGACGCGCTCGGGGCGCGGGCGCAGAGCTGGCGGGTCTGCCAGGAACTGCCCTACGGCGTGCCGGAGGAGTTCAATGCCGCCCTGCTGATGGATCTCAACCGCGGCCAGAACGCGGTGAACCTGATTTTCGACATCGCCACGCGCCTCGGGTTGGACCCGCAGGAGGCGCGGCCGGGTGAGGTCGGGGGCTGCGGGCTCTCGCTGGCCACGCTCGATGATCTGGTGCGCGCCCTGCGCGGCGTGGATCTCGCGGCGGTGCCGGTCTATGCCCCCGCCGGGGTCTCGGCCTTGCCGATCACCGCGATGTTCGTCGCCGCCCTCGCCGAACAGGGCAAGCCGGCCTCCGTGTTGCACGGCGGCATCCTGTCTGACCCCTATTCGGAATGGCTCGGCGGCGGCGTGCTGCCCTGCCAGCTGGCGTCCGCGTTTGATGACATGGCGGCGGTCACGGACTGGGCGGCGCGCTCGGGCTCGGCCCTGCGTACCGTCGGCGTGGCAGCGAACCACTGGGCGGATGCCGGCGGGTCCGCCGTGCACGAGCTGGCCTTCGGGCTGGCGACGGGGGTGGACTACCTGCGGGCGCTCGGGGACCGCCACATCACGGCGGGTCGCGCGGCGCCGCGCTTCCTCTTCACCTTCTCGAGCGGCTCCCATTTCTTCATGGAGGTCGCGAAGTTCCGGGCCGCGCGCCTGCTCTGGGCGCGGGCGGTCACCGCGGCCGGGGCCCCGGCCGAGTCGGCCCGGATGGTCTGCCATGCCCGCACCTCGCTGTGGAACAAGACCGCGCTGGATCCGCACGTAAACCTGCTGCGCACGACGACCGAGGCCTTTGCGGCCGTGATCGGCGGCTGTGCGAGCCTGCACGTGGCGCCCTTCGACGAGTGTCACAAGGTGCCCGATGATTTTTCGCGACGCCTGGCGCGCAACATCCAGCTCATCCTGGCGGAGGAGTGCCAGCTCGGCCGGGTCGTCGATCCGGCGGGCGGCTCCTGGTATGTCGAATCCCTGACGCGCCAGCTGGCGGCAAAGGCCTGGGCCCAGTTCCAGGAAGTCGAAAAGCGTGGCGGCATGGCCGCGGCGATCCGGGCTGGTTATCCGCAGGAGACGGTGGACCGGCTGGCGGCCGAGCGGCTCACTGCCGTCGAGTCGCGCCGGGACGGCATCATCGGCACGAACCTGCACCCGAACCTCAAGGAACGCGCGCCGGAGTCCAATCTCCCGGATTACGACGAGCTGGCCGCCCGGCGGATCCGCCAGGTGGCGGCCTACCGCCAGGCGACCCCGTGCGAACGGGATGTCGAGGTGATGTCGCGCCTGGATCAACTGCTGACCGCGACCCCGGCCACCAAGATGAAGTTGCTCACCGACGCCTTCGCGCACGGCGCGACCCTCGGCGAGGTGGGCAAGGTGTTGGGCATCGGCCGGACGGCCGAGACCATGGTGCCGCGGCTGCGCAGTCGCCGCCGCAGCGAGCCCTTCGAGGCGTTGCGCCGTCGCGCCGACGCCTTTGCGACCAACACCGGCGCCCGGCCCTCCGTGTTCCTGGCGAATTTCGGCCCGCGCAAGCAGCATGCGGCGCGGGCGGATTTCACCGCCGGCTTCTTTGCCGCCGGCGGTTTCGAGGCCAAGAGCAACCCCGGCTTCGACACCCCGCAGGCCGCTGCGGCCGCCGCCCAGGCCGCCGGGGCGCGCCTGGTGGTCATCTGCTCAACCGACGAGACCTACCCGGCGTTGGTGCCGGTGCTGGCCGGCCTCCTGAAAGCCGGGCCCAACCCGCCGCAGGTAGTTCTGGCCGGCCTCCCGGCCACGCCGGAATTGCAGCAGCAATACCGGCAGGCGGGCGTGGATGAGTTCATCCACATCCGGGCCAACTGCGCCCAGCTGCTGTCCCGTTTCCAGGAAAAACTCGGTTTTTGA
- the scpA gene encoding methylmalonyl-CoA mutase: protein MKFPDYTQIAFETAPETGTAAAWRRAARLEAPGPDALADWQTLEQIPVKPVYTPEDLADVEHLEYTAGIAPFLRGPYATMYVLKPWTIRQYAGFSTATESNAFYRRNLAAGQTGLSVAFDLATHRGYDSDHPRVMGDVGKAGVAVDSVLDMQALFKGIPLDRISVSMTMNGAVLPVLAFYIAAAIEQGVKPAQLAGTIQNDILKEYMVRNTYIYPPGPSMKIIADIFSYTSQHMPKFNSISISGYHMQEAGATADLELAYTLADGLEYLRTGLKTGMDIDAFAPRLSFFWAQGKDLFMEVAKMRAGRLLWAKLVKQFNPKNPKSMALRTHSQTSGWSLTEQDPFNNVARTCVEAMAATLGHTQSLHTNSLDEAIALPTDFSARIARNTQLFLQAESGICNVVDPWGGSYYVERLTHELVQKAWAHIEEVEKLGGMAKAIETGVPKLRIEEAAARRQARIDSGRETIVGVNKYQLEKEAPMDILEVDNTAVREAQIKQLQQLKAERDGARVKAALDALSESARTGEGNLLALSIEAAQARATLGEISDALEKHYGRYAAQIRTVAGVYRAAYAGREDVTQVRASTDAFATREGRRPRILIAKLGQDGHDRGAKVVATAMADMGFDVDIGPLFQTPAEAARMAVENDVHVVAMSSLAAGHKTLLPQLVGELKKLGRPEILVVCGGVIPAQDYAYLYEQGAVAIFGPGTPVPQSAAIVLEKLGAVPAA from the coding sequence ATGAAATTTCCCGACTACACCCAGATTGCCTTTGAAACCGCGCCCGAGACCGGCACCGCCGCCGCGTGGCGCCGGGCCGCACGACTCGAGGCGCCCGGCCCCGATGCGCTCGCCGACTGGCAGACCTTGGAGCAGATCCCGGTCAAACCGGTCTACACCCCTGAGGACCTCGCCGACGTGGAACACCTCGAGTACACGGCGGGCATCGCGCCCTTCCTGCGCGGCCCCTACGCCACGATGTACGTGCTGAAGCCATGGACGATCCGCCAGTACGCCGGTTTCTCGACGGCGACGGAATCCAATGCGTTCTACCGGCGCAACCTCGCGGCTGGCCAGACGGGCCTGTCGGTGGCCTTCGACCTGGCGACGCACCGGGGATACGACAGCGATCACCCCCGCGTGATGGGCGACGTCGGCAAGGCCGGGGTGGCCGTGGACAGCGTGCTCGACATGCAGGCGCTGTTCAAAGGCATCCCGCTCGACCGCATCAGCGTCTCGATGACGATGAACGGGGCGGTGCTGCCGGTGCTGGCGTTCTACATCGCGGCTGCAATCGAGCAGGGCGTGAAGCCCGCGCAGCTGGCGGGGACGATCCAGAACGACATCCTGAAGGAGTATATGGTGCGCAACACGTACATCTACCCGCCCGGCCCCTCGATGAAGATCATCGCCGACATCTTCTCGTACACGTCGCAGCACATGCCGAAGTTCAACTCGATCTCGATTTCCGGCTACCACATGCAGGAAGCCGGGGCCACGGCCGACCTGGAGCTGGCGTACACGCTGGCCGACGGCCTCGAGTACCTGCGGACCGGCCTCAAGACCGGTATGGACATCGACGCCTTCGCGCCGCGGCTCTCGTTCTTCTGGGCGCAGGGCAAGGATCTGTTCATGGAAGTCGCCAAGATGCGTGCCGGCCGCCTGCTGTGGGCGAAGCTGGTGAAGCAGTTCAACCCGAAGAACCCGAAGTCGATGGCGCTGCGCACGCACTCGCAGACCTCGGGCTGGTCGCTGACCGAGCAGGATCCCTTCAACAACGTCGCGCGGACCTGCGTCGAGGCCATGGCCGCGACGCTGGGCCACACCCAGAGCCTGCACACGAACTCGCTCGACGAGGCCATCGCGCTGCCGACCGATTTCTCGGCCCGCATCGCGCGCAACACGCAGCTTTTCCTGCAGGCCGAGAGCGGCATCTGCAACGTGGTCGATCCCTGGGGTGGCTCGTATTACGTCGAGCGGCTGACGCACGAACTCGTGCAGAAGGCCTGGGCCCACATCGAGGAAGTCGAGAAGCTCGGCGGCATGGCCAAGGCGATCGAGACCGGCGTGCCGAAGCTGCGCATCGAGGAGGCTGCCGCCCGCCGGCAGGCCCGCATCGATTCGGGCCGCGAGACCATCGTCGGCGTGAACAAGTACCAACTCGAGAAGGAGGCCCCCATGGACATTCTGGAAGTGGACAACACGGCGGTACGCGAGGCGCAGATCAAGCAGCTGCAGCAGCTCAAGGCAGAGCGCGACGGCGCCCGCGTGAAGGCCGCGCTGGACGCGCTGAGCGAAAGCGCCCGCACGGGCGAGGGCAACCTGCTCGCGCTGAGCATCGAGGCGGCGCAGGCACGCGCCACGCTCGGGGAGATCTCCGACGCGCTCGAGAAGCATTACGGCCGCTACGCCGCGCAGATCCGCACGGTCGCCGGCGTCTACCGGGCCGCCTACGCGGGCCGCGAGGATGTGACCCAGGTCCGGGCGTCGACCGACGCCTTCGCCACGCGCGAAGGCCGCCGGCCGCGCATCCTGATCGCCAAGCTCGGGCAGGACGGGCACGACCGTGGCGCCAAGGTCGTGGCCACGGCCATGGCCGACATGGGCTTTGATGTGGACATCGGGCCGCTGTTCCAGACCCCCGCGGAAGCCGCGCGCATGGCGGTGGAGAACGATGTGCACGTGGTCGCGATGAGCTCGCTCGCCGCCGGCCACAAGACCCTGCTCCCGCAGCTGGTCGGTGAGCTGAAAAAGCTCGGCCGCCCGGAGATCCTGGTGGTCTGCGGCGGGGTGATCCCGGCGCAGGATTACGCCTACCTGTACGAGCAGGGCGCGGTGGCGATCTTCGGCCCCGGCACACCGGTGCCGCAGTCCGCGGCCATCGTCCTGGAAAAACTGGGCGCCGTCCCGGCGGCCTGA
- a CDS encoding pyruvate carboxylase subunit B yields the protein MKPILFNNTVLRDGHQSLAATRMTTAQMLPAAKILDGMGFAGLETWGGATIDACLRFLGENPFDRLRALKQAAPRTPQIMLLRGQNIVQYTSFPDDVVEAFVRANAAAGQDIFRIFDALNDTRNLVTAIKTVKACGKHARGEICYTTSPVHTIDAFVRMGRELRELGCDSIGIKDMSGVIAPRVAAEMVTQLRAKVGLPITLHTHDTAGLGAAAYMAAIDAGVDAVETSITPFANGTAQPDTVRMIALLENHPRRPDFDTAKLHQLRQYFTGVYQELGKFTSTDNERVDSDTLCYQVPGGMLSNFRNQLKEQGMSDKFDQVMLEIPFVRASLGWIPLVTPTSQIVGTQAMMNVKFGRWKTIVPAAADIALNKYGRPPGRVSPELLKLIAERTGQQPIEGRPADALAPRMAKLRAELAEKKLPTNDEACVLHAMFPQEFAKLHAPAPAPTPAPAAPVTLSAPAATPAAPAASPRPGALAAGPNHFFITIGSDRHEVRVEDVSV from the coding sequence ATGAAACCTATCCTGTTCAACAACACCGTCCTGCGCGACGGCCACCAATCGCTGGCCGCGACCCGCATGACGACGGCGCAGATGCTGCCGGCCGCCAAAATCCTCGACGGCATGGGCTTTGCCGGGCTCGAGACCTGGGGGGGCGCCACCATTGATGCCTGCCTGCGTTTCCTGGGGGAAAATCCCTTCGACCGGCTCCGGGCGCTGAAGCAGGCCGCCCCGCGCACCCCGCAGATCATGCTGCTGCGCGGGCAGAACATCGTGCAATACACCTCGTTTCCCGACGACGTGGTCGAGGCCTTCGTGCGCGCCAACGCGGCGGCGGGCCAGGACATCTTCCGCATCTTCGACGCGCTGAACGACACGCGCAACCTCGTGACCGCCATCAAAACGGTGAAGGCCTGCGGCAAGCATGCGCGGGGCGAGATCTGCTACACCACCAGCCCGGTGCACACGATCGACGCCTTCGTGCGCATGGGCCGGGAGCTGCGCGAGCTCGGCTGCGATTCGATCGGCATCAAGGACATGTCGGGCGTCATCGCGCCCCGCGTGGCCGCCGAGATGGTGACGCAGCTGCGGGCGAAAGTGGGGCTGCCCATCACGCTGCACACGCATGACACGGCCGGGCTCGGCGCGGCCGCTTACATGGCGGCGATCGATGCCGGGGTTGATGCCGTGGAGACTTCCATCACGCCATTCGCCAACGGCACGGCGCAGCCCGACACGGTGCGCATGATCGCCCTGCTGGAGAACCACCCGCGCCGGCCCGATTTTGACACGGCCAAGCTGCACCAGCTGCGCCAGTACTTCACCGGCGTGTACCAGGAACTGGGCAAGTTCACCTCGACGGACAACGAGCGCGTCGACAGCGACACGCTCTGCTACCAGGTGCCGGGCGGCATGCTCTCGAATTTCCGCAACCAGCTCAAGGAGCAGGGCATGAGCGACAAGTTCGACCAGGTGATGCTGGAGATCCCCTTTGTGCGCGCCAGCCTTGGCTGGATCCCGCTGGTCACGCCGACGTCCCAGATCGTCGGCACCCAGGCGATGATGAACGTGAAGTTCGGCCGCTGGAAGACCATCGTGCCCGCCGCGGCCGACATTGCATTGAACAAGTATGGGCGGCCGCCGGGCCGCGTTTCGCCGGAGCTGCTCAAACTGATCGCCGAGCGGACCGGCCAGCAGCCGATCGAGGGCCGGCCGGCCGATGCGCTGGCTCCGCGCATGGCCAAGCTCCGGGCCGAGTTGGCGGAGAAGAAGCTGCCGACCAACGACGAGGCCTGCGTGTTGCACGCCATGTTCCCGCAGGAATTCGCCAAGCTGCACGCCCCCGCGCCCGCGCCGACGCCGGCGCCCGCCGCGCCGGTCACGCTCTCGGCCCCGGCCGCCACCCCCGCGGCCCCGGCCGCCTCCCCGCGTCCCGGCGCCCTGGCGGCGGGTCCCAATCATTTCTTCATCACGATCGGATCCGACCGCCATGAGGTCCGCGTCGAGGATGTCTCTGTCTGA
- the mce gene encoding methylmalonyl-CoA epimerase — protein sequence MIQAIDHLGIAVRSLDEAVPLYEKALGLRCLGREEVVSQKVRTAFFDAGGVHLELLEPTAPESPIAKFLAERGEGIHHVAFRTDDITAQLKQAADAGVRLIHEKPFEGAAGKLVAFLHPKSTRGVLTELCAVQPGAPAAH from the coding sequence ATGATCCAAGCCATTGACCACCTCGGCATCGCCGTCCGCTCGCTGGACGAAGCGGTGCCCCTCTACGAAAAAGCCCTGGGGCTGCGTTGCCTCGGCCGGGAGGAAGTCGTGTCACAGAAAGTGCGCACGGCCTTCTTCGATGCCGGCGGCGTGCACCTGGAACTGCTGGAGCCGACGGCACCCGAAAGCCCGATCGCCAAGTTTCTCGCCGAGCGCGGCGAGGGCATCCACCACGTGGCGTTTCGGACCGACGATATCACGGCCCAGCTGAAGCAGGCGGCGGACGCCGGCGTGCGGCTGATCCACGAGAAACCCTTTGAGGGCGCGGCCGGCAAGCTGGTCGCGTTCCTGCATCCGAAATCCACGCGCGGGGTGCTCACTGAGCTCTGCGCGGTCCAACCCGGCGCCCCGGCGGCGCACTGA